GATGGTGTAACGGTACAAGATAATCCTGATACAAATACTTATCCAATGGCCTTCTATTCGGAGGGGAAAGATGATGTTTTTGTAGGACGTATTCGTCGCGATTTATCCCAACCCAATACACTAAATTGTTGGATTGTTGCCGATAATTTACGTAAAGGTGCTGCAACAAATGCAGTTCAAATTGCCGAATATTTAGTAAGAAAGAATTTAGTTGGATAATAATAAATTAGAACTATTCTATAATAAAAGAAAATCTGATATAGCATATTATATCAGATTTTTTTATGTAATAAAATGTATTTTTGAATATAATTGAAAACAATATAATATATGAAAAAAACATTTACAATTTTATTTTTAAATATTTTAATTTTTAATTTTGCGCAAACTTTAGATCCACCAAAATTTTCACATGAAAGTGGATTTTATGATAAAGATTTTAATTTAGAATTATCTCATTCAGACCCTAATGTTAAAATTGTTTATACAATAGATTCTTCAGAACCAGATATTAATAATTTAGAAGGGAGAACCTATAAATATAAAAAACAATATCCTCAGTATCCACATGATACTCCTTTTGAATTCTTTGAAAATTCTCTAAAATCAAATTTATACTTAAATTCAATTGAGGTATATGACAGATCGAATGAAGAGAATAGAATTTCTAATATCTCAACTTCTTTCCAAAAAGATCAGTATTTTCCAACGGAAAAAATGGATAAAAGCTTTGTAGTAAGAGTTAAAGCCTATAAAGACGATAATTCATATTCAGAAACTATTACCAATGTATATTTTATCAATAAAACGTATACTTTACCTATTGCTAGTATTAATGTGAATGATGATGCTTTATTTGGATATGAAAATGGATTATTTGTAGCAGGAAAAAAGTTTGATGATTGGAGATTAACTAATTCTACTGATATAGCAGGATCATGGACTACTGCAAATTATTGGAATTCAGGGTCTACTTCTGAAGTTCCTGTTAATTTTATTTACTTAGCTGACCAAACTGTAAAAATTAATCAAACAGTAGGAGTAAGAAATCATGGAAATGGCTCAAGACATTTAAAAAATAGATCACATCGCATTTATGCTAAATCTGACTATGGAAAAAAAGACTTAAAGTATAATTTTTTTAGCGATTATGATATTGATACATTCAAACGATTAATTTTAAGAAATTCAGGACAGGATACATATAGTACTTTATTTAGAGATGCTTTTGTACAGAAATTGAATGAGCATTTGAATTTTGATACGCAAAACTATCAGCCTGTATTAAGCTTTGTTAATGGAGAATTTTATGGTATTTATAATTTAAGAGAACGTTATGATGAAAAATATTTAGAAGAGATCTATGGAATTAAAGAAAAAGATATTGATTATATAGAACAAACTTCTATTGTTGAAGCTTCTATAGGTGATCTTAAATTTTATAATGAAACTCTTGATTTTTTTAAAAATAATGATATATCAATTAATAATAATTATCAAAGAGGTATTACCTACGTAGATGAAATAAATTTTTCAGATTATCATATAGCACAAATTTTTGCAGCTAATTATGATTGGCCATATAATAATAACGAATTTTTTAGAAAAAGAATTAATTATACGCCAGATGCTATTTATGGACAAGACGGAAGATTCAGATGGTTAATGAAAGATCTTGATATAAGTTTTAATGGAGATCAAGATTGGGTACCCAATTCGTATAAGCATAATACACTACAACAAGCAATATCTTCGATTAATCACGGAGGTGAGATATATGAAAATCATATATTGATAGGATTATTAGAGAATGAAAATTTTAAAAATTATTTTATTAATCGCTTTGCTGATTTATTAAATACAACATATAAAAAAGAACATGTTATTGAATTAATCGATTTAATGCAAAATAATATTCGTCAAGAAATGCCTCAAAATATTAGTCGTTGGAATTTAATTAATTCAATAGAGGATTGGGACAAAAATATTGAAATAATGAGAGAGTTTTCTCGTTTAAGGCCACATTATCAAATAGAACACTTATCTGAATTCTTTAAATTAAATGGAACTTATAACTTAAAAACTGAAACTAACAATATATCTCAAGGATTTGTAAAAGTTAATACAATTGAAATTAATAATTCTACTATAGGAATTGGAGATGATTATCAAACGTGGTCTGGAAAATATTTTCAAAAGGTTCCGTTGGTTGTTGAAGCAATAGCTTTACCTGGATATAAATTTTCGCATTGGGAAGGAGATATAAGTTCGACAGATCAGAAAATTACTATCAACTCTGAAAAAGATGTCTATGTTAAAGCTATTTTTGAAAAAACGTTAGGAGTAGGCGATTTAGATAAAGTTGATTTTATACTATTTCCGAATCCAGTACAAGATATATTAAATATAGCTTCAAGTTCTAAAAGTAAAATTGAATATAAGATATCAAATATTATTGGACAAATAGTTGAACATAACTCAACCAATAATCAAAAAATTGATGTAAGTAAACTTAAACAAGGTGTTTACATTATCCAATTAACTCAAGATAATAAAAGAACAACGAAAAAATTCATAAAAAAATAGTTTATAAAGTCGCTTATTCAGCGACTTTTTTTATGTTTAATGAATAAGTTTTCAGAACTTTAACAAAGTTTTTACGTTAATAAAACAACCATAAACGTAATTTACGCATCTAAATAGTAAGAAAGAAAGGGATTTTGGACGAGAAACAACTGATAAAAGCTTGTATCAACAATGATTCGAAAGCACAAAGGCTGCTTTACGAAAAATACGATGCGCTTTTTTTTGCAGTTTGTAAACGTTATTTTACAGATATACAACAAGCGGAAGATGCTTTGGTAAAAGGCTTTTTGAAGATATTTCAAAATCTTAAAAGTTATTCGTTTGAAGGTAGTTTTGAAGGTTGGATGAGACGAATTATGATCAACGAATGTCTGATGGAATTGCGAAAAAATAAAATTTTTCATCTCAATGTAGACGATTACTCCTCTTCTATTTCATCCAATCAGGAGGCTTCGCAACAAATAGAGGAAGATGATGTGATGAAACTCCTCGATTATTTGCCCGATGGCTGTCGTCTCGTGTTTACCCTCTACGTTATTGAGGGATATAAGCACAAAGAAATTGCTGAAAATTTAGGTATTACAGAAGGTACATCGAAATCGCAACTCAATTTAGCGAAAACGAAATTAAAGGAAATGTTAAGTAAGAATGAACATATAAAATCAAATTTATCGTGAACACAAATGATCCAATAGAAGATTTATTCCGATCAAAAAGTAACGAAACTGTCGGTGAAAAACCGAGAGATTTGGTTTGGAAACGTATTGAGTTTGGTTTACAGAACGAAGAAAAGAAAAAGAAACCTATACGCGAATTTATTTCCAGCGTTTGGTTTTCAGCTGCTGTTTTTGCATTAATTGCGATTCCTTATTTTGTACTTTTTATCGAAAATATTAATTCAGAAAACAGAAAAAATTCGCTTCAAGTTGTACAAACAAATGTGCCAGTTATAGAAAAATCCTCAATTGAAGAAGAAATAACAATTGTTGATTCGAAAGATAAAATAGTAGAAGAATCGATTGAAATTGTTAAAAATAAGAAAGTAACGAAACAACCGACATACAAAATCATCGAAGAGAAAACCGTAGGAACAATTGCAAATGAAAATTATTTACAAGATTATTCACTTGTTTCTGCGCCAACAATTGAAGCTCCTTTATCTGCACCACAAGCAATGGAAACTCGTTCTCAAGTTTTGGATTCGATTGAAAATCAGGGGCAATTTGCAAAAGCGAATTTGAATAAGATTTCAAAGGATTCTATTATTTCTGATCGATTCGGTGGTAAAGTTTCTGGAGTTGTTGCTGCTAACGGTGTAAAAAGACAGATTACAAAACAAAAAGATACTTCGGAAGTGATGAAAATGACTGTTGTGGCAGAAGATAGAATAAGTAACACTACTTTGGAAACAGCTCCAGTTTTGGAAGTTTCTCCAAAGAAATCAATGGTTAATAAATCAATAATTATTTATAAACCATTAAAGTTTACGGTAAAGTCGGATATTCTTCGGACAAATTTTAAATTGTTGAATGTTTCAACATCATCAAAATTAGTGTTTGAAAGTTCTACAAATAGTGTGATGATAACTTTCCAAAAAGTGAAAGATAAAATTACGTTGACAACAAATCAACCCAAAATGGATGCAGTTTTATTAGGAATATTAGAAAAGAATAAAAAAGAAATTTTTGAATATTATTCAAAACCAAAATAAGAAATAAAGGTTCGCAATGCGAACCTTTATTTCTTATTTCCATATAAACGTATTGCGTTTTCTTTGTCTTGATTCATGGCAGCAATTAATTCGTCAAGCGAATTAAATTTCTTTTCATCTCTTAATCTTTCTAAAAATTCGAGGCGAATAGTTTCTCCATAAATCGTTTGATCAAAATCCAAAATATTCACTTCTACTCGATGTTCTCTCGTATTTGTTACTGTTTCTCTAAATCCGATGCTCAATAAACCTAAATATTTTTGATTATCCACAAAAACATCAACTGCATAAACGCCATCTTTTGGAATTAATTTATTGGGATCAACTTGTAAATTAGCTGTAGGAAAACCAAGTGTACGCCCAATTTTATCTCCATGAACAACTTTTCCAGATAGCGGATAATTGTAATTTAATGCTTTGTTCGCATACGAGATGTTTCCTTCGATAAGTGCATTTCTAATTTTTGTAGAACTTACCGCCACATCATTTTCTTCAACAGCTTTTAGTTGAATCAAATTGAAACCATATTCTTTCGAAAGAACTTGTAATTGCTCAAAATTTCCTTCTCTATTTTTCCCGAAATGATGATCGTAACCAATCACTAATGTATCAATATGCAATTGATCAACAAGAAAATTTTTGACAAATTCTACCGAAGTAACTTGTGAGAATTCTTTTGTAAACGCTTGAATAATCAAATGTTCTAACCCAAATTGACGCAAAACATTTTCTTTTTCTTCTAAAGTGTTCAAAAATTTAAGATCACAATTTGGCTGTAAAACCATTCGAGGATGTGGATTAAACGTAATCAAAACACTTTCTCCATCAATTTTTTTTGCAATTGTATTGAGTTGTTTTAGAATAGATTGATGACCAATGTGTGCACCATCAAACATGCCCAAAGTAAGGACAGGACGTTTGATAGATTTGATTTCTTCTAAGGATTGATAAACGTTCACTAAAAATGATTTTGCACAAAATTAAGGCTTTCAAATCGAACTTCAAATCTATTTTTAATTTCCTTTGATTGTAATGTTTTGATTATTAATCAAAATATTATGACAAAAATCTTAAAAAGTATACAAATAATACAATGTTTTTAACTTACCTTTGCACCCAAATAAAATAAACTAAATCATTTCATATAATGGCAAATCAAAAGAAAGGTAAGATTGCACAGGTTATTGGACCTGTAATTGACGTTATTTTTGATAACGCAGAAGGCCTTCCAAATATTTATGATGCATTAGAGGTTCCTCGTCAAGGAAAAGAAACATTAATCCTTGAAGTTGAGCAGCACATCGGTGAAGATACTGTACGTTGTATCGCAATGGATAGTTCTGATGGTTTACAAAGAGGTCAAGAGGTTATCGCATTAGGTAAACCAATTATGGTTCCAATTGGTGAGAATATCAAAGGACGTGTATTTAATGTAGTAGGAGATGCTATTGATGGTTTAGAAAATTTAGATAAAGATAACGGTTTACCTATTCACCGTCCTGCTCCAAAATTCGAAGAATTATCAACATCTGCAGAAGTTTTATTCACAGGTATTAAAGTAATTGACTTAGTTGAGCCTTACGTAAAAGGAGGTAAAATTGGATTATTTGGTGGTGCCGGAGTAGGTAAAACAGTATTAATTCAGGAGTTAATGAACAACATCGCTAAAGGACACGGAGGTTTATCTGTATTCGCAGGTGTTGGAGAACGTACTCGTGAAGGAAATGACTTAATGCGTGAGATGATCGAAGCTGGATTAATTAATTACGGTGAAGAATTCATGCAATCAATGGAAGGTGGATCTTGGGATTTATCTAAAGTTGACCACGAAAATATGAAAGAGTCTAAAGCTGCTTTCGTTTTCGGACAAATGAACGAACCTCCAGGTGCACGTGCTCGTGTTGCTTTAACAGGTTTAACATTAGCTGAATATTTCCGTGATGGTGATGGACAAGGTCAAGGACGTGACGTATTATTCTTCGTAGATAATATCTTCCGTTTTACACAAGCAGGTTCTGAGGTTTCTGCCTTATTAGGTCGTATGCCATCTGCCGTAGGTTATCAACCAACATTAGCAACTGAGATGGGGGCTATGCAAGAGCGTATTACATCTACTAAAAACGGATCTATTACTTCTGTACAAGCTGTATATGTACCTGCCGATGACTTAACTGACCCTGCGCCAGCTACAACTTTCGCGCACTTAGATGCTACAACGGTATTAGATCGTAAAATTGCTTCATTAGGTATTTACCCAGCGGTAGATCCATTGAACTCTACTTCTCGTATCTTAACACCAACAATTCTTGGAAAAGAACATTACGAAACAGCTCAACGTGTAAAAGAAATCTTACAACGTTACAACGCTTTACAAGATATCATCGCGATCTTAGGTATGGAAGAGTTATCAGAAGAGGATAAATTAGTTGTACACCGTGCACGTCGTATCCAACGTTTCTTATCTCAACCATTCCATGTTGCAGAACAGTTTACAGGTATCCCAGGTGTATTAGTTGATATCAAAGATACAATCAAAGGATTTAACATGATCTTAGATGGTGAAGTTGACCAATATCCTGAGGCTGCATTCAACTTACGTGGTACAATCGAAGAAGCGATTGAGGCTGGAGAAAAAATGTTAGCAGAAGTTAAATAATATTTTTATATAACAATATAGAAGAGTGCTTACGTTTCTTTTACTCTAAAAGTTACTAAGTACTCTTTTTTTTAAAACAATAGGATTATGCACTTACAAATTATTACGCCAGAATTCGTAGTTTTCGATGCAGTAGTAGATGCTGTTACTTTACCAGGAAAAGATGGTGAATTTCAGTTATTAAACAACCACGCTCCTATCGTTGCAACTTTAGGTGAAGGAACAATCAAAATTTACGTTCACACAAAAACTTTCGAAGATTTCGATAATATTTCAGGTAAAGTTTATAGCTCTCCATCAAATGAGTCTACATTATTATTAGACATTAAAGGAGGAACAATTGAAATGAACAACAATAAAGTAATCGTTTTAGCAAACTAATTACTTTTTTTGAACAAATATTACAAAAGGAGATCAATTTTGATCTCCTTTTTTGTTTCCTCATAATTATACTCGATAATTTCTTCAAATAATATTCTATAAAATTTAGATTAATAGTTTTTCCAGTATTGATTTACCTATAAAATATAAACTTATTCTAATTAATTAAATATTATAGAAATGTTTTCTAAAAAATAGTTTTAATATTTTATAATTTAGAAAATAATTCTAATTTCACTTCATCAAAAAAGGAGTTACGAAAGGTAACCCAAAATGAGCTAAAATTTTTCAGATGAAGTACAATTCTCAAAAACATTCTTTTGGACACGGTGTCCTACTTCAAAATATTTATAATTGTGTCAATAGTAAAATCAGAATGTGTTATTGTTAATTTAATACAACAAACCTACTCTACCCTACAATTTAATTAATTATCACATTCAAATCATTTTATTATGTCAACAGAAAAAAAATTACATTTCGATACATTACAAGTTCACGCAGGTCAAGAAGTCGATCCAACAACAGGTTCGCGCGCAGTTCCTATTTATCAAACATCATCTTATGTTTTCAATGATGCAGAACATGGAGCAAATTTGTTTGCGTTAAAAGAATTTGGAAATATTTATACACGAATTCAAAATCCAACAACAGACGTTTTTGAAAAACGTATCGCAGCATTAGAAGGTGGTGTTGCCGCTTTAGCAGTTGCATCTGGTCAAGCAGCACAATTTATTGCATTAAATAATATTTTAGAATCTGGTGATAACTTCGTTTCTGCTTCTAATCTTTATGGAGGAACATACAATCAATTCAAAGTTGGTTTTAAACGTTTAGGTGTCGAAGTACGTTTCGCAGAAAATGCAGATCCTGCGATTATCGAATCATTAATTGACGAAAATACAAAAGCAATCTATACTGAAACAATCGGAAACCCGAGTTTCAACGTACCCGATTTCGAAGCAATTTCAGCTATTGCAAAAAAATATAACCTTCCTTTAATTGTTGATAACACATTTGGAGCTGGTGGCTATATTTTCAAACCATTAAAACACGGCGCAAATATTGTAGTCGAGTCTGCTACAAAATGGATCGGTGGGCACGGAACTTTTATTGGAGGCGTGATTGTAGATGGTGAAAATTACGATTGGGGCAACGGAAAGTTTCCACAATTTTCAGAACCATCGGAAGGTTATCATGGTTTAGTTTTTTCTGATGTTTTCGGAATTAATGGTCCTTTTGGAAATATTCAATTTATTATTCGTGCACGTGTCGAAGGTTTACGTGATTTTGATCCTGCCATTTCTCCATTCAATTCTTTTTTATTGATTCAAGGTTTAGAAACATTGTCATTAAGAGTGCAAAAACATTTGGACAATACGTTAGAAATTGCGCGTTGGTTAGAATCTCATCCGCAAGTCGAAAAAGTTAACTATCCTGGTCTAATTTCATCTCCAAGTCATCAATTGGCAAAAAAATATTTGGAAAATGGTTTCGGAGCGGTTCTTTCATTCGTAATCAAAGGAAATGCAGAACAAGCCAATCATTTTATAGATAGTTTAGAATTGATTAGTCATTTGGCAAATGTTGGCGATGCAAAATCTTTGATTATTCATCCGTCAGCAACAACTCATCAACAATTGAGTGATGAAGAACAACAATCTGCAGGTGTTTACCCAGGATTATTGCGTCTTTCTGTCGGTATAGAACACATCGATGACATCAAAAATGATCTTCAACAAGCGTTTGATAAAATTAAATAATCCGTTACTTTCGAATATAATTTAATAATGAATTTTCAACAATATCATTATAATCGACCTTTTCAATTAGAAAATGGTCAAACTTTAGAAAATTTAACCATTGCCTATCACACGGCAGGAACTTTAAACAACAAGAAAGATAATATCATTTGGGTTTGCCATGCACTTACGGCAAACTCAGATGTTTTTGATTGGTGGGCAGGTCTTTTTGGAGAAAATGATTTATTTAATCCAAAAGATCATTTTATTATTTGTGCAAATGTCATTGGATCCAATTACGGAACCACAAATCCAATGTCTATAAATCCGGCTACAAATACGCCTTATTACAGAGATTTTCCAACGATCACAATAAAAGACATGGCCAATGCGCATCAACTTTTAGCCGATTATTTAGGAATTTCGACCATTCATTTGTTAATAGGCGGTTCGCTTGGTGGTCAACAAGCCTTAGAATTTACTTTGCTTGACAAGTTAAAGGTAGATAATTTGGTTTTGCTGGCAACAAATGCAGTTCATTCTCCGTGGGGAATTGCGTTCAACGAATCTCAGCGTTTGGCAATAGAAGCCGATCCAACTTTTAATGATATGACAGAAGATGGAGGGAAAAATGGATTGATTGCGGCGCGAACAATTGCGATGCTTTCTTATCGCACCTATTCTATATATAATGAAAAGCAAAAAGATGATCATTCGGTTTATACTGATTTCAAAGCGTCATCCTATCAAAAATACCAAGGACAGAAATTAGCAAACCGATTTAATGCGCACTCCTATTGGACGCTTTCCAAAGCCATGGATTCACAAAATATTGCTCGAAATCGAAAAAGTTTAGAGAATTCACTTGCTCAAATTTCGTCTAAAACCCTTGTGATTGGTATTTCTTCGGATATTTTATTCCCACCTACGGAGCAAAAATTTATCGCGAATCATATTCCAAATGCAACATATACCGAAATAGAATCTTTATTTGGACACGATGGTTTTTTGGTTGAACTCAAAGAATTGAATAAAATCCTAAATCATTTCGTCTAAATAATAAATGAAGCTCGAATTTTTTAAGCTTTTTATGACTAATTTATTTCGCTTTGCGAAACCTTTCCCGAGTCCATAACCCAAAAGTAGCCGCTGCCCATTTGCTTGATTCAGCAAATCGTCACCGCCTAATCATTCCATGCAGTGAAAATACAAACCTCGCGCGCAATGAGTTTCCTTTTTTTAAAACTATAAACCGTCCAAAAAAAGTATTGTATACACTCTACTGCCACTCTACTGCCACTATGTTGCCTTTATCCTGCCTTCATCCTGCCTTTAAGTAGCGAGTAAGCTTGAGGATGTAGCTGATTTTCACGAAACTTAAATCAAAATTATGACTAAAAATATTAGTTCTATTTTTTAAGTAGCGTAGGGTATTTTACTTTCATTTCAATAGTGACTGGAACTCAAGGTTGGAAAAATATGTTTGATAGTCTAAAAAATATAAAATAAAATTCACTCGATTTTTATATGTTTTTATGGCCAATTATAATTTCAGAATACGCTTATTTGTTAACGTAAAACTTTATTTGAATTTAAAATCATACAAAAAAAATCCACAAACAATTCTAAATACGCAATTAATTATTGTGTTTAATTTATTTTCAACAAGTAATGTTTATTTTAACTTTTTATTTGGTTTTTATAGAAAGTTGCGTATATTCGAGAGTTGGCTGATATTTTTTTAAAAAACTCTTATGAAAATTCATTTACTCCTAATATTAAGTCTTTTTATTTCCTGCAATAATTTTGAAAATAAGTTTTTTAAAGAATTAGAAGAAGCTAATAATAAATATGAAAAGACTAAAACTAAACAAATTTTTGACTTTTCTAAGATAACCAACTTTGATTGGGATTATTTTCAATATATAAGAGGTAATGAAAGTGTTCCTATATTTTCAAATGAAATCGAAAGAGATTTAAATTTAAATTTTAAGACAAAGGATTTAGATCTTAATAAAACAAGATTTTATTTTTATAAAGACAAAAAATTAATCAGAGAAATTGAAATTAACACTCCAGATTTTGAGACTCCCTATTTTACTTTTAAGTTTTGTAAAAGCAATAAAATATATAAATCAGAAAGTATATTTTACCTAACTAAATTATCTGAAACTATTTTACAACCAAGCTGCAATCAATAAAAACATCAGCTAACATAGTATTTCGCGAAAAACGGACTGAAAGTAAACTTTTATATCATAATTTTCCGCTCACAAAATTGCTTTTCTTAAAACAATACACTAATTTAGTTTTAACCAAGCAATTTGCTTGAACGGACGAACTTGAACTTCGTTCAAATTCTCTCCCGTTCTTCGCAAATACTCGGCTCGTTATACGATATTTTAAAGAAACTGCTTAAAATTGAAACTATAAAATTTATAAAAATGAAATTTCCTTTTTCAAAAAAATCTGTCAATAAAAATCTCTATTTAGGAATACTTTGGATTATAATAGCAATTATTTATTAGCATATGATAATATTAAATGGTATTTCTATCCAACTTTAATATTAGGAATTATATATTTAGGAATTTATGTTTATGAATTTCAACTAAATTATATTGAAATATCTGAAAATAAAATTATTATAAATTCATTACCCAGAAAAGAATTAAATTTGAACGAAATTTTTGATATTAAATATTTTGCAGGAGATTATATATTGAGTACACCCAATAATTCTATTAAAATTATAAAATCTCAAATTTCTAAAGAACATATCTCAGAATTTGAGGAATATATTAATGTCTTTCAAATTAACTTAAATAAAAACGTCGTATAACAACTAATCTTCCTTCTTGCCAGAAAGACAGAAAGTAAATACTTGTTGAGGAACCTGTAATTAGAACTACCATATACTATATAGATAAAGTTTAGCTCGACTTTATTAATTAATATCGGAACTTTTCCCGAGTCGTTAACCACAAAGTAGACATTTTACTTTTATTTATAAGTAATAAAAACAAAACGTCTAATCATTTTGTATAGTAAAAACGATGTTTTCGAGTCAGAAATCTACTATCTAGTTTCTCAAATCTAAAAATCTCAAAAAATATTTCCCGTCATAACAGTCAGTTAGGGATAGAAAGTAAAATAAATGTAAAATGCGTTTGGAAGTTCGGAAAAATGGGTTGTATATTTGCAATCCCAATACGAAAGACGAGTAGTATTGTAGTTGACATAAAGTAAAACAAGCGACAAAAATTTTAAAAAATAAATTTTGTTGAATTAGAAATAAGTTTTACCTTTGCAAACGCAAATCACGAGAGTGATTTTGCTGCGAAGTAAATTGACTTATTGAAATAAAAACTTTAAAATTTTTAAAATAAAATTTGGTAGTTAAGAAATAAGTTTTACCTTTGCAACCGCTTACAGAAACAGCGATGTTTTGTAAGTTATAAACTGAGAAGTTCATTTGAAATTATAATATATACAGAAGAAAAAATAAGCCGAATAATAACGAAGTCAATCCTTGAATAATGGAGCTTAAGGAAATTCGAAGTTGTAAAAACATAAGTCTTATAGACTAAACAAAATAATTTACAATGGAGAGTTTGATCCTGGCTCAGGATGAACGCTAGCGGGAGGCCTAACACATGCAAGCCGAGGGGTATAATTCTTTCGGGAATTAGAGACCGGCGCACGGGTGAGTAACGCGTATGCAACTTGCCCTACTGAAAAGGATAGCCCTTCGAAAGGAGGATTAATACTTTATAATAGATTTCATAGCATTATGGAGTTTTGAAAGATTTATCGCAGTAGGATAGGCATGCGTAAGATTAGATAGTTGGTGAGGTAACGGCTCACCAAGTCGACGATCTTTAGGGGGCCTGAGAGGGTGAACCCCCACACTGGTACTGAGACACGGACCAGACTCCTACGGGAGGCAGCAGTGAGGAATATTGGACAATGGGTGGAAGCCTGATCCAGCCATCCCGCGTGTAGGAAGACGGCCTTATGGGTTGTAAACTACTTTTATCTGGGGATAAACCTATCTACGAGTAGATAGCTGAAGGTACCAGAAGAATAAGCACCGGCTAACTCCGTGCCAGCAGCCGCGGTAATACGGAGGGTGCAAGCGTTATCCGGATTTATTGGGTTTAAAGGGTCCGTAGGCGGATTAATCAGTCAGTGGTGAAATCTCATAGCTTAACTATGAAACTGCCATTGATACTGTTAGTCTTGAGTAATGTTGAAGTTGCTGGAATGTGTAGTGTAGCGGTGAAATGCTTAGATATTACGCAGAACACCAATTGCGAAGGCAGGTGACTAAACATTAACTGACGCTGATGGACGAAAGCGTGGGGAGCGAACAGGATTAGATACCCTGGTAGTCCACGCCGTAAACGATGGATACTTGCTGTTGGATTTTCGGATTCAGTGGCTAAGCGAAAGTTATAAGTATCCCACCTGGGGAGTACGTTCGCAAGAATGAAACTCAAAGGAATTGACGGGGGCCCGCACAAGCGGTGGAGCATGTGGTTTAATTCGATGATACGCGAGGAACCTTACCAAGGCTTAAATGCATAATGACAGGACTAGAAATAGTTTTTTCTTCGGACAGAATGCAAGGTGCTGCATGGCTGTCGTCAGCTCGTGCCGTGAGGTGTTAGGTTAAGTCCTGCAACGAGCGCAACCCCTATCATTAGTTGCCAGCGTTTAAAGACGGGGACTCTAATGAGACTGCCGGTGCAAACCGCGAGGAAGGTGGGGACGAC
This portion of the Empedobacter stercoris genome encodes:
- a CDS encoding O-acetylhomoserine aminocarboxypropyltransferase/cysteine synthase family protein; translation: MSTEKKLHFDTLQVHAGQEVDPTTGSRAVPIYQTSSYVFNDAEHGANLFALKEFGNIYTRIQNPTTDVFEKRIAALEGGVAALAVASGQAAQFIALNNILESGDNFVSASNLYGGTYNQFKVGFKRLGVEVRFAENADPAIIESLIDENTKAIYTETIGNPSFNVPDFEAISAIAKKYNLPLIVDNTFGAGGYIFKPLKHGANIVVESATKWIGGHGTFIGGVIVDGENYDWGNGKFPQFSEPSEGYHGLVFSDVFGINGPFGNIQFIIRARVEGLRDFDPAISPFNSFLLIQGLETLSLRVQKHLDNTLEIARWLESHPQVEKVNYPGLISSPSHQLAKKYLENGFGAVLSFVIKGNAEQANHFIDSLELISHLANVGDAKSLIIHPSATTHQQLSDEEQQSAGVYPGLLRLSVGIEHIDDIKNDLQQAFDKIK
- a CDS encoding homoserine O-acetyltransferase family protein, translating into MNFQQYHYNRPFQLENGQTLENLTIAYHTAGTLNNKKDNIIWVCHALTANSDVFDWWAGLFGENDLFNPKDHFIICANVIGSNYGTTNPMSINPATNTPYYRDFPTITIKDMANAHQLLADYLGISTIHLLIGGSLGGQQALEFTLLDKLKVDNLVLLATNAVHSPWGIAFNESQRLAIEADPTFNDMTEDGGKNGLIAARTIAMLSYRTYSIYNEKQKDDHSVYTDFKASSYQKYQGQKLANRFNAHSYWTLSKAMDSQNIARNRKSLENSLAQISSKTLVIGISSDILFPPTEQKFIANHIPNATYTEIESLFGHDGFLVELKELNKILNHFV